DNA sequence from the Bacillus pumilus genome:
ATGATTTTACTGATCCCGCCAGAACTTCAACCATTATCTCCCGCCGTGTACCGGAAAAGGTCATTAATCGGCTTTGGAAGGACGGCATCATTCCTACACTCCTTAAAACAGACGAACCGCTTCGTGTCCCTCAAATTGCAGAGGTGGGTTTATCTAGCAGGGTTGCCATTTCAATCTGGAAGGACAAAGAAGTACTCGGATTTATCTGGGCGATTGAATCCACACAGCCTTTTTCAGAAGAAGAAATAGACCTTTTGAAGATGGCAGCACATGCTGTTAAAAACAAATTACTTAACTTACAAATTCGCAAAACGAAAACAGAAGAACGCAATCAGGAGCTTTTTTGGAAGATGCTCACAGGTCATATTCATGAAAAGGATGAGATGCTCGACCTATTTTTAAGACTCGGCATCAGATGTCCAGACACGTATGCCATCATCATCTTCCGACTTCGTGACGAACTCACAGAGGACACAGAAAAAAAGCTATCTTATCTGCTTGAAACAACACAGCAAGTCCAAGTGCTGTTAACGACTGTTGATTTTCACGAATTCATTATTCTTGTCTCACCAAAAACAGAGCACCCACTGCAGGATATTAAACAATTCACAAGCGGCATGCTGCAGCAGCTGTCTGATCGTTATCATATCCATCACGTTCAAGCAGCGATTGGTGGAATTTACGATAACATCTCTCATATTCAGCCATCCTATAAAGAAGCACTGGCTGTATTAAAAACAAAAGAGCGCTTCCCTGTTGAAACCGAACGTTTACACAGTTTTTCTGAGCTTGGTATTTATCAATATTTAGATGTCCTCGCTGAAAAACGAAGGGGCTCATCTTACTCCAGTTACTCTTTATCAAAGCTGGAAGATTACGACCTGAGGCATCATTCCAACCTAGTCGAAACCCTTGAACGGTTTATTGACTGTGACAGCAATGCCAATATTGCCGCAAAGCAATTAAACATCCACATCAATACATTGAATTACAGATTAAAACGCATTACGGACATTGCAGAAATCGATTTAAAAAACATGAATGAGAAAATGACCATATACCTTGATATGAAGCTAAAAAACGTCCATTTGTGAAATTTCACAAAGAGGCGTTTTTTTATTTTTTATTTCAACCGAAGCATTTTTTAAACATTCAGGATACACTAGACATACAATATGAATAGATAAGCATGGGAGGAATAAACATGATCATCGGCATTCCGAAAGAGATTAAGAACAATGAAAACCGAGTGGCATTAACACCAGGAGCAGCTTCTCAATTACTTTCA
Encoded proteins:
- a CDS encoding PucR family transcriptional regulator; translation: MKKKTDPFKYSLDRLEDVADQISDVLNCPITIEDTHHRLLAYSTHNDFTDPARTSTIISRRVPEKVINRLWKDGIIPTLLKTDEPLRVPQIAEVGLSSRVAISIWKDKEVLGFIWAIESTQPFSEEEIDLLKMAAHAVKNKLLNLQIRKTKTEERNQELFWKMLTGHIHEKDEMLDLFLRLGIRCPDTYAIIIFRLRDELTEDTEKKLSYLLETTQQVQVLLTTVDFHEFIILVSPKTEHPLQDIKQFTSGMLQQLSDRYHIHHVQAAIGGIYDNISHIQPSYKEALAVLKTKERFPVETERLHSFSELGIYQYLDVLAEKRRGSSYSSYSLSKLEDYDLRHHSNLVETLERFIDCDSNANIAAKQLNIHINTLNYRLKRITDIAEIDLKNMNEKMTIYLDMKLKNVHL